The window CGACGATCTCCTACGAGCAGTTTATCGAGGCTTCAACGAAGGCGCTCGATGAAGCGAAGAAGTGACATGGTTCTCTTGCGGAATCGGAAAACTCAAGGCGCAGGGCATCTTGCCCTGTGCCTTTTGCTCGTTTTTCTTGTCGCTTCTCTTCTGGCGGGATGCTTGCCCGAGCGGACGAAGAGCGCGGCTTCCAGCGACGTTTCCCGTGCTGCAGAGGAGGCGAGCGAGGAGTTCTTCGCGATGGATACGAAGATGACGGTCAAGGTCTACGGGGAAGGTGCACCCGAGGCGGCGCGGGAGGCGAAGGAGCGCCTTCTCGCGCTTGACGCGCTTTGGAGCGCGACGCGCGAGGGTAGCGATGTCGCGCGCTTGAACAGCGGCGCGGGTGAGAGCGTCGCGCTCGCGCCTGAGACGATGCGGCTTCTGCGCCTCTCCGAGGCGGTGCGCGAGGAGACGAAGGGCGCACTCGACGTGACGCTTCTGCCGCTCCTCAAGCTCTGGGGATTTTCGGGCGGCGCACATCGCGTGCCGACGGCAGAGGAAATCGAGGCGGCGCGTGCCTTGACGGGAGCGGGAAAGCTCAAGCTCGACGAGGCGGCGGGTACGGCGCGGCTCGAAAAGGGCAGCAGCGTCGAACTCGGCGCGGTGGCGAAGGGCTATGCGGGCGAGCTTGTCGCGGCGGAGCTCAAGTCGCGCGGCGTGCGCTTGGCGCTCCTCGATCTCGGCGGCAACATCGAGGCGGTCGGCATGCGCGAGGACGGCACACCGTGGCGCGTGGGGCTTCGGAATCCTTTCGGTGGAGCACTTCTCGGCACGGTCGAGGTCGCGGATGCCGCCGTCGTGACCTCGGCGATCGACCAGCGCTT of the Selenomonas sputigena genome contains:
- a CDS encoding FAD:protein FMN transferase; translated protein: MLVFLVASLLAGCLPERTKSAASSDVSRAAEEASEEFFAMDTKMTVKVYGEGAPEAAREAKERLLALDALWSATREGSDVARLNSGAGESVALAPETMRLLRLSEAVREETKGALDVTLLPLLKLWGFSGGAHRVPTAEEIEAARALTGAGKLKLDEAAGTARLEKGSSVELGAVAKGYAGELVAAELKSRGVRLALLDLGGNIEAVGMREDGTPWRVGLRNPFGGALLGTVEVADAAVVTSAIDQRFFTDEAGNRYWHILDPATGAPAASGLASATVIAKSGGRADALSTALFVMGAERAAAFWRERQDFEMVLVGMDGHVWITEGLLDRFSAGEGLTGEAEVIR